Proteins co-encoded in one Oceanispirochaeta sp. M1 genomic window:
- a CDS encoding NUDIX domain-containing protein — protein sequence MNPSIYIRRKGVALVETEKGILLVLEKHKKYYSLPGGKAEKNETREDACKRELAEETGMIAHSSRYFDAYLGPVWPNKKIRNDAKVFVVEATGDPKPISEIDTVAWWTPRCHLKLNDAAKTQIQKYMLEYN from the coding sequence ATGAATCCATCAATTTATATACGGCGAAAAGGAGTTGCACTGGTAGAAACAGAGAAGGGGATTCTTCTCGTTTTGGAAAAGCATAAGAAATACTACTCTTTACCGGGAGGTAAGGCGGAGAAGAATGAAACAAGAGAGGATGCCTGTAAGAGAGAACTGGCAGAAGAAACGGGTATGATAGCCCATTCTTCCCGTTACTTTGACGCCTACCTTGGACCCGTTTGGCCCAATAAGAAAATTCGGAACGATGCAAAAGTTTTTGTTGTTGAAGCAACAGGAGATCCCAAACCTATAAGCGAAATTGATACTGTTGCCTGGTGGACACCGCGATGCCATTTGAAACTGAATGATGCGGCTAAGACTCAGATACAAAAATACATGTTAGAGTACAATTAG
- a CDS encoding ImmA/IrrE family metallo-endopeptidase, which yields MPSINQLKPAQIVAPGDIVKRFLDVRSWTQEDLADITELSMKSINQIINRKQGISVETARLFSRAFENSPEFWLNLENQYRLALSREIKKEQSAGIKAKIRQYMPVLEIQKNGWIDVHEKTAEGYRESYQEIWDTNKKPDFSEYKDEKNYCARQNKEDDVYTQNYSITWYKIALNRSNQISCSPYDYRGLQEIQKNYSQYTNSPSGITLIMENLHKIGVKFLYQKHLSKTYLDGACFYSGENPVIVYTCRYDREDNFWFTMAHEIAHVLNHFTEEKSLYILDNLDEHSSLDREKEADKIASDMLKIEEILKLGHPHSNYFSERNLLEISEKTGIGSAVVLGTLQYHGFVDYRSRLNRYKSKIRQIFEA from the coding sequence ATGCCCAGTATCAATCAATTAAAACCGGCTCAAATAGTAGCTCCGGGAGATATTGTAAAACGTTTTCTGGATGTGAGGTCCTGGACACAGGAAGATTTGGCTGATATCACAGAGCTGTCGATGAAGTCCATCAACCAGATTATCAATAGAAAGCAGGGAATTTCAGTTGAGACCGCCAGGCTCTTTTCCCGGGCCTTTGAGAACAGCCCTGAATTCTGGTTGAACCTTGAAAATCAGTATCGCCTCGCCCTTTCCCGGGAGATAAAAAAAGAGCAATCCGCTGGAATCAAAGCGAAAATACGCCAATACATGCCCGTGCTGGAAATACAAAAAAATGGCTGGATCGATGTACATGAGAAAACCGCTGAAGGATATAGGGAAAGCTATCAGGAAATTTGGGATACAAATAAAAAACCTGATTTCTCTGAATATAAAGATGAAAAAAACTATTGTGCCAGGCAGAATAAAGAAGATGATGTGTACACACAGAATTACAGTATTACCTGGTATAAAATTGCTTTAAACCGTTCCAATCAGATTTCATGCTCCCCCTATGACTACAGAGGATTACAAGAAATTCAAAAAAACTACTCCCAATATACAAACTCTCCTTCAGGAATCACTCTGATTATGGAGAATCTTCATAAGATAGGAGTCAAATTCCTCTACCAGAAACATCTGTCCAAAACTTACCTCGACGGAGCCTGTTTCTACAGCGGTGAAAATCCGGTTATTGTGTATACCTGCCGTTACGACAGAGAGGATAATTTCTGGTTCACTATGGCACATGAGATAGCCCATGTACTGAATCATTTCACTGAAGAGAAAAGTCTTTATATTCTTGACAATCTGGATGAACATTCTTCTCTCGATAGAGAAAAAGAAGCCGATAAAATCGCCTCTGATATGCTCAAAATTGAGGAGATATTGAAGCTGGGACATCCTCATTCTAATTACTTTAGTGAGAGGAATCTTCTGGAGATATCTGAAAAAACCGGCATAGGTTCTGCAGTAGTTCTCGGAACTCTTCAGTACCATGGTTTTGTTGATTATCGCAGCCGTCTAAACAGATATAAATCTAAAATCAGGCAGATATTTGAGGCATAG
- a CDS encoding type II toxin-antitoxin system RelE/ParE family toxin, with amino-acid sequence MEVAIYNKELLKLYTVGKSKKYRIPPQVLTSFFEVVEILKAAKDIYDLWKEPSLNFKHLVNSKARYSLRLSGKYRLEVSIDWENEQKTIGIICIEEISSHYS; translated from the coding sequence GTGGAAGTTGCTATTTATAACAAAGAACTCCTTAAGCTTTATACAGTAGGAAAAAGTAAGAAATACAGAATTCCTCCTCAAGTTCTGACCAGTTTTTTTGAGGTTGTGGAAATACTCAAAGCAGCCAAAGATATTTATGATCTCTGGAAGGAACCATCTTTGAATTTTAAACATCTGGTAAATTCAAAAGCCCGCTACTCTCTGCGCCTTTCCGGTAAATATCGCCTGGAAGTAAGCATAGATTGGGAAAACGAGCAAAAAACCATTGGAATCATCTGTATTGAGGAGATCAGCAGCCATTACAGCTAA